The sequence below is a genomic window from Streptomyces sp. NBC_00582.
GTTGTCCGTCATGCTCACAAGGCCGTGGAACTGGTCGCTGGTGTGCTGCAGGAGGTCGAGGGCTTCCTGTAGCTGCTGGTTGTCGTCGATGCGGGTGCGTTCGCCGGGACGCCCGGTGTTGTGCAGGTTCGAACAGCGCAGGGCATCCCCGTTCAGGCCGGCGGCCGGTCGCGGAGGAGCGGGGCAGGAAGGAAGGGAAGCGAGCTGCTGAAGACCGTCCGTGAGATCGAGGGCGTCGTCGAGACACTGGGACAGTTCTTCGTCGGCAGCCGCAAGAAGCTGATCCAGACGTGTATCAGCAGCCGTGGGGCGGCCATCTCCCTGGACGGTGTCACCCTCGGGGACCGTTGTCTCCCGGGACATGGTGTGTTCACTCATCGCGGCCCCCTGTCTTCTCAACGAGAGTCTGCTGCAGTCGAAGCCGGGCGCGGCTTCGGTTCTTCCTGACGGCGGCTTCCTGCATATCAAGCGCTTGGGCGATCTCCTGGTCGGTGAAGCCGTCCTGGGCCCACGCCATGACGTGCCGCTGCAGCGGTGGCAGTTGGGCCAGTGCGTTCAGGACCCGCTGATTTCCCTCTTTGAGGGTCACGTGGGCGATGGGACAGGTACCGCCTGGGCGATCGGGCAACGGGTCGTAGGGGGTGTCCCGTTGGCCCGTCTGACGCAGATAGCAGCGGTGAGCGACCTTGCGCAGCCATGCCCGCGGTTCCCGGATGCTGTCCCATTTCTCGATGGCTACGGTGAAGGCCTCATGAGCGGCATCGGCAGCCTCGTAGGGGGTCGCGCCGACCCGGACCAGGAACCGCGTCAGCTGCGGCATCTCGACGCGGTAGAGGTCCTCAAGACTGCTGGTCGTTAACGCGGGCG
It includes:
- a CDS encoding RNA polymerase sigma factor is translated as MAESVSPVAGKTVQAPSQIDGASPALTTSSLEDLYRVEMPQLTRFLVRVGATPYEAADAAHEAFTVAIEKWDSIREPRAWLRKVAHRCYLRQTGQRDTPYDPLPDRPGGTCPIAHVTLKEGNQRVLNALAQLPPLQRHVMAWAQDGFTDQEIAQALDMQEAAVRKNRSRARLRLQQTLVEKTGGRDE